One Agelaius phoeniceus isolate bAgePho1 chromosome 6, bAgePho1.hap1, whole genome shotgun sequence DNA window includes the following coding sequences:
- the LOC143694353 gene encoding uncharacterized protein LOC143694353: MAEDSPKRRKANFNEAETEVLIEQVLKHEQLLFAAGPGRASAGQKRKVWELIRHKVNPVAACPRDVEDLKKRWRDLKRRDRSKLCRLSQGCGPPAPPALGLLLAPEELPPAAAPPARRQRRPYGSLLPAEAVPIVGGIDTLELPGAVVGDMGFNGSPGPSHQSSLEQMNLKEEIVVKVVEPEESSGDMVVVPPSQEQLPFLGTSGGGSSGKVKAKTKGRCQADQNEMTEEDLLQIQQTQIQVIQSGFDSVNHNLRLLQQGMQDLNNSISIMAHTLVAIKNIYVKNNTGPTTHATASTQTTAGYLSPGSPQLSPAKDRARAQVAGSSSRSSSCSSSSMSQEPGPSEFPRPPLRTIKKEHPNGCYYFCFADV; encoded by the exons ATGGCCGAGGACTCGCCCAAACGGCGCAAGGCGAACTTCAACGAGGCAGAGACGGAGGTGCTGATCGAGCAGGTGCTGAAGCACGAGCAGCTGCTGTTCGCGGCGGGACCCGGCCGCGCCTCCGCGGGCCAGAAGCGGAAGGTGTGGGAACTGATCCGGCACAAGGTGAACCCGGTGGCCGCCTGCCCCCGCGACGTGGAGGACCTGAAGAAGCGCTGGCGGGACCTGAAGCGCCGCGACCGCAGCAAGCTgtgccgcctctcgcagggctGCGGGCCGCCGGCGCCCCCCGCCCTCGGCCTCCTCCTGGCCCCCGAGGAgctgccgcccgccgccgcgccgcccgcccgccgccagcgccgcccctaCGGCTCCCTGCTGCCCGCCGAGGCCGTGCCCATCGTGGGCGGTATCGACACGCTGGAGCTGCCCGGCGCCGTCGTGGGGGACATGG GGTTTAATGGCAGTCCTGGCCCATCTCATCAATCAAGTCTTGAGCAGATGAACCTCAAAGAAGAAATAGTAGTGAAGGTGGTTGAGCCAGAAGAAAGCTCTGGGGACATGGTAGTGGTTCCACCTAGTCAAGAACAACTGCCTTTTCTGGGGACATCAGGTGGTGGTTCCTCTGGGAAAgtaaaagccaaaacaaaaggCAGGTGCCAGGCAGACCAAAATGAAATGACTGAAGAGGACCTACTGCAGATTCAGCAGACCCAAATACAGGTGATCCAGTCTGGCTTTGACAGTGTCAACCACAATCTTCGGCTGCTGCAGCAAGGCATGCAAGATCTGAATAACAGCATCAGCATCATGGCACATACGCTTGTCGCCATCAAGAACATCTATGTGAAAAACAACACTGGCCCAACCACACATGCAACTGCATCTACTCAGACCACAGCTGGGTACCTGAGCCCAGGATccccccagctctcccctgcTAAGGACAGAGCTAGAGCACAGGtggctggaagcagcagcagaagcagcagctgcagctccagctccatgtCACAAGAGCCAGGTCCTTCTGAGTTTCCTAGGCCCCCCTTGAGAACCATTAAGAAAGAACATCCAAATGGCTGCTACTACTTCTGCTTTGCAGATGTGTAA